GGCCCGCGCGGCACCGACCGCGCCGGGCGCCCCGCGAACCCTTACCCGCCCGTGCTTGACAGTTCATCCAGGCCGTGCGGCACTGGGAGGGCGAAGCCGGGCGGAAGCAATCGGGGGTGAGTCTCCGTGCCGGAGGTGCGCTACCCCAGCGTTCCCGAACTGGTCGCGTCCGCGCGGGTGCTGGCCGCTCGGGAGCCCGGGCTCTGCGCGCTGCGGCAGATCGGCGTCTCGCGGGCCGGCCGGCCCCTGCACCTGCTGTCGGTGGGGCACGACCGCCAGGCGGTGCTGGTGGTGGCGGGCGCCCACGCCAACGAACCGGCCGGCGGCTCCACCGTGCGGTTGCTGGCCGGCCGGGTGCTGGCGGAGCGGGAGCTGCGGGCGGACACCTCCTGGCACTTCCTGCTGTGCGCGGATCCGGACGGGGCGAGCCTGCACGTCACCCCGGCGCCGCGCAGCCTGCTCGACTACCACCTGGGCTTCTACCGGCCGACGGGCGCGGAGCAGCCTGAGTGGTCACCGGCGGTGCTGCCCCCGGACCGCCTGCCGCCCGAGACGCGGGCGCTGACCGGGGTGATCGACGAGCTGCGACCGTACCTGCAGGTGACGCTGCACGGCACGGATCTGGGGGGCAGCTGGGTGCAGTTGACCGAGGACCTGCCGGGGCTGGCGGAGCCGTTCGCCAAGTCCGCGGCGCAGCTGCACATCCCGGTGGAGACGGGCGCCTCGGACGCCGCGGGCTGGCCGGCCTCGGGGCCGGGGGTGCACGTGATGCCGGGGCCGGAGCGGGGTGCGGCCTACCCGAGCATGCCGGACGACGCGCGGCACAGCACCTGGTACCACGCCCACCGGTACGGCGGGCTGACGGCCGTGGTGGAGGTGCCGATGTGGGCCAGCGACCTGGTGGACGACCCGGCACCGCACCCGGCGCCGGCGGCGGCGATACGGCGGCTGGCGGGGCGGCTGCTGCGGGACGCGTGGGAGGTGGAGCGGGTCCTGGCCGAGGCGCTGCCCCGGCTGGACGGGCCGGACGGGCCGCTGCTGCGGGCCGCGCGGTGGGCGCTGGAGCTGGTGCCGGGCCTGGCGCGGGACTGGACGCACACACCGCCGGCCGCGACGACGATGGCGTACGTGGGCAGTGTGGACGCCTTCGGACGGCGGCTGCCGCTGCGGGCGGCGGCGATGCTGCTGCGGGTGCTGCGGGAGGCGGACGACCGGGCGGCCCCGCGGCTGGAGCAGCTCGTCGCCGCCTGGTCGGAGGCGTTCGCGGAGCGGTTCCGGGCCCGCTGGGTGCCGTTGGAGCACCAGGTGGAGCACCAGTCCCGGACGGTGCTGGTGGCGGCGCGGCAGGCTCGCGGGCGAGTGGCGTGAGGCAGGGGCGGCGCCGTGGCGCCGCCCCGTCCGGTTCCGGCGCGGGCTCAGCCGTCGAGGGCGAAGACCGATCCGGTCCGGGCGTGCATCACGCACTCGCTGGAGTAGGTCTCCTCCTGGTCGACGTCCCGTCCGTTCCAGCGCCCGCGCGCGCGGGCGGTCACCGGGGCGTAGATCATCGGGCAGTGGACCGTCCTGGCCGGGACGCGGCCGATGTCGCCGTCCGCGGCCGTGAGGTCGGCGCAGGCCTGCGCGGCGTGCGCGTGTCCTCGCGGCGGGTCGCACAGCAGCAGCGTGCTGCGCGCTTCACTGGCGCGGGCGTCGCTGCGGGTGACGGTGAGGTAGAGCCAGTTGCCGGGAAGCGCGTCGCGGGCCGCCGCCTGGGCCGGCCCCGCCGCGAGGAGGCCGGCGACGGCGAGCAGGGCGCCGAGGGCCGCGGTCGCTCGGGTGGTGTGCGTCATGTCCGGTGCATCGGCACACCGTGCCGCGTTCCCCACCCCGCTCACCCGAACGGGACACCGCGCGCGACGCGGTGGCACTCGTGTTCGGGTCCGTGGAACGCCGCCCGGGCCCGCCGCCGGGCCGGTGCGTGCGGGGCGGGGTGCCGGCCGGACCGCGGCCCGCGCACGGGGCGGGGACCGGATCCGGAACGCGGGCCCGGCTCAGCGCCCGGCGAGCCGGAAGGCGGCCCGGCCGAAGGCGACCTGGTCGCCCTCGCGGACGACGACGGCGCCGATCACGCGGCGGCCGTTGACGGTGGTGCCGTTGGTGGAACCGAGGTCCCGGAGCACCCACACGCCGCCCTGGCGGCGCAGCTCGGCGTGCACGCGGGAGACCGTGTCGTGGTTCAGGCGCAGCCCGTTCGCCGGGTCGCGCCCGATGCGCAGCGGATGGCCGCCCGCCGGGTGCGGCAGCAGCAGCTTCGGCAGCCGCTCGGCCTGCCAGGCCCGGCGCAGCCGCACGGTGAAGCCGGAGACGGCCTCGACGGTGCCGAGCACCGCGCGGGAGAGGCGGTTCTCGCGGGGCAGGTCGGCGGTGAGGACGGCGAGTTCGTCGGCGCGGCGCGCGGCGAGCGCCAGCTCCATGCGGCGCACGAACGTGTCGTGCGACAGCCGGCCCACGGCGACGCCGTCTCGCAGCACCTGCAGCGCCTTGTCGCGCTCCGCGTCGGACAGCCGCGCGGGGTACGTGGGGAACTCGAAGGACGACGTCACGTTCGTGATTGTCGGACAGCGGACGGCCGGTGTCCAGGAAAGGGGGAATCGGCGCCCGCGCGCGGGCGCGTTCCACGACACCCGCCGGAAAAGGACGGACCGGAAAGCGGATTGATCGATTTCGGGGCACGATGAACGGGACGGGCTACATCACGGTGAACAGACGAAGGGGGCCGTCCGTGCAGTTCGAGGTGTGGGCACCGCAGGCGGACCGGGTGACGCTCCAGTGCGACGGCGTCACGCGCGCGATGGAACGCGATCCGGAGCGCGACGGCTGGTGGCGGGGAGAGGCGGAGGCGTCCGACGGCACGCGGTACGGGT
This is a stretch of genomic DNA from Streptomyces sp. TG1A-8. It encodes these proteins:
- a CDS encoding M14 family zinc carboxypeptidase, translated to MPEVRYPSVPELVASARVLAAREPGLCALRQIGVSRAGRPLHLLSVGHDRQAVLVVAGAHANEPAGGSTVRLLAGRVLAERELRADTSWHFLLCADPDGASLHVTPAPRSLLDYHLGFYRPTGAEQPEWSPAVLPPDRLPPETRALTGVIDELRPYLQVTLHGTDLGGSWVQLTEDLPGLAEPFAKSAAQLHIPVETGASDAAGWPASGPGVHVMPGPERGAAYPSMPDDARHSTWYHAHRYGGLTAVVEVPMWASDLVDDPAPHPAPAAAIRRLAGRLLRDAWEVERVLAEALPRLDGPDGPLLRAARWALELVPGLARDWTHTPPAATTMAYVGSVDAFGRRLPLRAAAMLLRVLREADDRAAPRLEQLVAAWSEAFAERFRARWVPLEHQVEHQSRTVLVAARQARGRVA
- a CDS encoding SSI family serine proteinase inhibitor, translating into MTHTTRATAALGALLAVAGLLAAGPAQAAARDALPGNWLYLTVTRSDARASEARSTLLLCDPPRGHAHAAQACADLTAADGDIGRVPARTVHCPMIYAPVTARARGRWNGRDVDQEETYSSECVMHARTGSVFALDG
- a CDS encoding DUF1707 and FHA domain-containing protein, whose product is MTSSFEFPTYPARLSDAERDKALQVLRDGVAVGRLSHDTFVRRMELALAARRADELAVLTADLPRENRLSRAVLGTVEAVSGFTVRLRRAWQAERLPKLLLPHPAGGHPLRIGRDPANGLRLNHDTVSRVHAELRRQGGVWVLRDLGSTNGTTVNGRRVIGAVVVREGDQVAFGRAAFRLAGR